TTACTGTGTAGGCTAAgtttggtcgtgtacaactcatcaaatACATCAAACGTCCGATCGCTCGAGAGTATTCTATCTGAGAGATATTTTCTCctcaattttttgatagatgttgattTGTATCTATCAGCATTCATGccagtacaatatcacccttaatgaatttctcaagaatcttgtccacgtaatgagacTGGCTGTCTTTACATTcatctgatgtatttcgagattccaaaAAGAGATTATAGCCAACAATACTTTTATGAAAATTATTCTCGAGACCGAAGAAtatatatcaaagtaatcaaggtcttTTCATTGTCAGTATTCTTTGATTATCAATGTagtcttatacttatcaattatatcatctgacttcattttctttttgaagtttacttgtaacctagtggtttacttcctgaaagaagatccacaagttcctaaatgtgattttacaagatagattctatcttagATACAATTATCTCTCTCTAATAAGGTTTATCAGAAGAGTTATTACTTCTGAGTAACTTTGGGGCTCACTtttcaacatgaaagtgataaaattcaatctgtaggatttttctacccaagCTCTTTTGttccgtctaagctcaaccttgactagttcctcATTATCATTTTTGCCTTATGTTTCTCATGCTTGTTTTAAGGAGCTAGCATTCTCTCAGATCTTATACGAAAACACATGCTCAAAGAACGAAtcatttctcgattctattattaATTCTTGTGTATATCTGGTATTTGACTCGTACATAAAAAATCAATAAGCActgttgttatgtgcatatctaataaatttgtaatcaatagtctttggtcctatcttaatccttttcggatcagataccaaactttggcaagacacccctaaatttataaatatttgtaggacagtTGTCTtctattccacaactcataagggctcttatctattttctttcggggCACTTtattttaaaaggtaattagctgttaacacagcttccccccacatgaattTTGGCAGGCTAGAGCTCAATAAAAGAGCATTCATTATCTCCTTTCTTTTGTGTTTCagatagttcttgaagtccttctagtctggaggcaacttctcaatgatagcagccacctggaaggtttcactcagaaccatcccttctaagTGAATTTTGTGCAAGATCACTTGAAGCTCctagacttggctgatcaccatcTTGGAGTTAACCATCTTGTAGTCTAAGAATTGACTCACAATAAATTTCTTGGCCCTTGCATCTTCcctcttgtacttcttgtccatgaactcccacagctccttagtcaTTCTCTTCGTGCTATACACAACGTATAGCGAGTCAGCAAGCAAGGCTATTGAGGATGTAGGTTCGACAAAGATACTTAGAATGAGTCTATGTCTCGACTACATTGATAGTTTGCGCATTAGCATCCTCAGCACGATTGGGAGGGTcgtcggtcaagaaccgagctagattgagcgtggtcaagtagaagagcatcttctactGCCACTTCttgaagtttaatctagtgaacTTCTCTGACCTTTCCTCGTGGTTGATTAACATAGTTCTAATCAGGGCGGAGGGGGCCTTCATGTGTTGAGTCTCTTGCATCTCAACACTTTATTTTGTGTCTATCTCAATAAAACGAAATCTATTTCAAATTTGTTAGAAAATCTGTTGCTGGAGATATTAGAGAAaattactgaattgaaattacacgAAATTAATTCTAGCTTATCCGTTAAGATAACCTAAGCAGATAATCTTATGTTGCTAGTGGGGCTGGTTCTGCTAAGCTTCCGGCGATCCGAGTTACAGAATTGATATGGTGCATAGCAGAATCGGGAGTCGATTGCCGAGTCAGGAAGAGAATTCACTTAGTATGATACCGAGGCCTTCGCTCAACGTagttccttgaaacagattcgccctaCCTCCGACTGTGATTTAAGATTCTCTAGGGTCGTCTATTTTCTAGGATACAACGGTAAAACCACGAACgtaaccaagcactggttgttaATGGTGAACTAAAAATGTACCTAAGTACCGTCACGAGTAGTTCAACCGAAAAGATGCACGGCTGAAAGAGTTTATTTGGAGAACATCGGTGGGCAGAGATTCGCTTCCTGCTCTTCCTCTCGCTCTCTCTTTCGCTTATCTTCCGCTAGTCTCTATCCTTTGCCCAAAATCTAATATCCTTATATTCACCTTGCCTGCAATTGATGaccaaattatgatcatttaatacTGGATTTAATGCCACCATTAATGGAtttaatgtctttattaatataaagaCATTACAAAATCATTATTAATAAGTTTAATGTTGTCATTAATGCTGAGATGTTACGAAGTTACCATTAATGAATCTATAATCGAGACATTACAGAATCgctattaatttcatattaatgttTCTGTTACACTCTTGAACAGGTAGTAAAAAAATATTCAGGTGGCAAAACGTTAGTTCATTCTTTTGGACAAATTTTGTTTTGACCGATCCGACATTCGATGCACGCAGGTCGTACTCACACACGTGTCAATTTGGTTTAGTGCAAATTCGAGCTCTCAATTTATACCTACCCCTGCGTACAAATACATAAGAGAGTCTCTCCTccgtatatatatttataatatcaATACATATGTCATAATTCAAACCAATAATAAAATTAAGAGATTTGTAATATTAAACTAAAAATCTATATATAATAGACCACCTCTTATTTCATTCATATTTCCCACCTGAATAATATTATAGTAGTTAGAGAAAAGAAagagattgttttttttttgtccttttttgaaaaaaaaatgttctTTTGATAATTTACGTAATTTGAGATTTATCCAAAATTATTTACTCTTTTCAATTTTACTCTGCAAAAGAACCTATAGTTCATATGGAAGATAAGTATGGGTCAAAccacatacaaaataaaaataaccctagTTCAAACCACAAATCCATCCAAACAAGTTAGGTCCATTGTGATATTATTTGGGGGagtctttttgatttttttttttaaaaatgatgtttaaatatttataaaatttgtgATGCTTTTTTCATTTTTGCCCTTATTCAAAATCCTTCCTTGTCCTAATATAAATTAGTTTTCACTTTTGAtacaattatatattttcttgttACACAACTTTTAGGGTCTAGTTCGGTTGCTTGACGTGCTTAAACAGTTATACTGACCCGCAGAAAACATTTTTTACTTTCTAAAAGTAGTATTTATATGGGAAACccctttttttaattttattttttgtacttTCAATTAAAAACGGAATTTGTTTACGTTATTTTACTTtccaaaagttattttttaattttattcttttgaaaatatttttgttattGTGGCAAATGCTTCGAAACCCATGCTTCTCTCTATTTCCACGCGTTTATATAAGCGAGACTcgatcccttcgtttcctcccctCGGACTTCGTCTATACGGCAACTGTCTCCACAGCCCAACGCCGATCTATCTCCCTCCCTTCCCCCCTCTCTTTCTCCGTCGCCTTGGTCGCTCAAATTCCGATCTCGATTCGGGTTCACGATCCCGTGGACGGAATTGCTATCAATTGATCCAAATCGGCGTCAATCATTTCATTCGACCTCCGAGATCCCCTTCGCTTTGCCCTATCGGCTGATCGAGATTTCAGTTTGTTGGATTCTGCTGAGCGATTCAGGTAAATTCATTAGCGATTTCTGAGATCTGATCTTTTCTGGTATTTGACCTCCTCGATCCTCATCCGGAAGATCGGAACTGCTGCTTCTTTGGGGGTGCGATTTTGCTTGCGTCCGAATAAAGTTTCGATATTTCCGGTGTTTTGTCTGAGTGTTAGGACGATTTCGtggttggccttgggtgatttaGGGTCTCGATGGTGGACTGTCGAAGCTTGATCGAGTTCTGCAGGGCTTTTGAGCAGCACCGGAACATGGCCAACTCCCAGGCCTCGTCGGAGCGAGGGGGCGGCCAGTCGAGGAGGAGGAGCAAGTCTTTGAATCCCCTGTCCCATCCCTTCTGCGAACACTCCGCCTTCTCTGCCATCGACTTAGTGCTGCTGGTTCTGGTCCTTGTAGCGCTCGCTGTCCTCGCCCTCCCCTACTTCAAGTTCATCTTCCAGGAATCGTACGAGCTGCTTCCCGTGGCGATAGACGTTATGGGCGATGTTGTGTATCAAGCGCCCATTGCTTATGCTGCCGGACTGATCTTCATGCTTGTCACGGTGATTGTTGCCTGGGAATTCTTCAGTTACCATGCGAGGAAGTGCGGTAATCCCTACTGCAAAGGTCTGCGAAAGGCAGTAGAATTTGATATCCAGCTTGAGTCAGAGGGGTGCGTCAAATGCTTGCCACGATTGCCAAATGATGCTTT
The genomic region above belongs to Zingiber officinale cultivar Zhangliang chromosome 11A, Zo_v1.1, whole genome shotgun sequence and contains:
- the LOC122032469 gene encoding uncharacterized protein At5g19025-like — translated: MVDCRSLIEFCRAFEQHRNMANSQASSERGGGQSRRRSKSLNPLSHPFCEHSAFSAIDLVLLVLVLVALAVLALPYFKFIFQESYELLPVAIDVMGDVVYQAPIAYAAGLIFMLVTVIVAWEFFSYHARKCGNPYCKGLRKAVEFDIQLESEGCVKCLPRLPNDAFGIRPLDLGQDHKELEAELKKMAPLNGRTVLIFRSPCGCPLGRMEVWGAKRARRIKK